A window of the Gossypium hirsutum isolate 1008001.06 chromosome A05, Gossypium_hirsutum_v2.1, whole genome shotgun sequence genome harbors these coding sequences:
- the LOC107958489 gene encoding V-type proton ATPase catalytic subunit A-like: protein MPAVYGARLTTFEDSEKESEFGYVRKVSGPVVVADGMAGAAMYELVRVGHDNLIGEIIRLEGDSATIQVYEETAGLMVNDPVLRTHKPLSVELGPGILGNIFDGIQRPLKTIAKRSGDVYIPRGVSVPALDKDTLWEFQPKKIGEGDLLTGGDLYATVFENSLMQHHVALPPDAMGKITYIAPPGQYSLKDTVLELEFQGVKKQFTMLQTWPVRTPRPVATKLAADTPLLTGQRVLDALFPSVLGGTCAIPGAFGCGKTVISQALSKYSNSDAVVYVGCGERGNEMAEVLMDFPQLTMTLPDGREESVMKRTTLVANTSNMPVAAREASIYTGITIAEYFRDMGYNVSMMADSTSRWAEALREISGRLAEMPADSGYPAYLAARLASFYERAGKVKCLGGPERTGSVTIVGAVSPPGGDFSDPVTSATLSIVQVFWGLDKKLAQRKHFPSVNWLISYSKYSGALESFYEKFDPDFISIRTKAREVLQREDDLNEIVQLVGKDALAETDKITLETAKLLREDYLAQNAFTPYDKFCPFYKSVWMMRNIVHFNALANQAVEKAAGMDGQKITYSLIKHRLGDLFYRLVSQKFEDPAEGEEALVAKFKKLNEDLTAGFRALEDETR from the exons ATGCCGGCAGTTTACGGAGCCAGATTGACGACGTTTGAGGATTCAGAGAAAGAGAGTGAATTCGGTTATGTTCGTAAG GTGTCAGGACCAGTCGTTGTTGCAGATGGAATGGCTGGTGCTGCCATGTATGAATTAGTCCGTGTTGGTCATGACAATCTGATTGGTGAAATTATTCGGTTGGAAGGAGACTCTGCTACAATCCAag TTTACGAAGAAACGGCTGGTCTGATGGTGAATGATCCAGTTCTGCGGACACACAAG CCTCTGTCAGTTGAGTTGGGACCAGGAATATTGGGAAATATTTTTGATGGAATTCAG AGGCCTTTGAAAACTATTGCTAAAAGATCAGGTGATGTATATATCCCTCGTGGAGTCTCTGTCCCGGCTCTCGACAAAGATACTCTTTGGGAATTTCAGCCGAAAAAAATAG GTGAGGGGGACCTTTTAACTGGTGGCGACCTTTATGCT ACCGTCTTTGAGAACAGTTTGATGCAACATCATGTTGCCCTTCCTCCTGATGCAATGGGAAAAATCACTTACATAGCTCCCCCTGGTCAATATTCATTGAAG GATACTGTGCTGGAACTTGAGTTTCAAGGTGTCAAAAAGCAATTCACCATGCTTcag ACATGGCCTGTCCGTACACCTAGACCTGTTGCAACAAAGCTTGCTGCAGATACTCCTCTGCTTACCGGACAG CGTGTACTTGATGCCCTATTCCCTTCAGTTCTTGGTGGAACTTGTGCCATTCCTGGTGCATTTGGCTGTGGGAAAACTGTGATTAGTCAAGCTCTTTCCAAG TACTCTAATTCTGATGCTGTTGTCTATGTTGGTTGTGGAGAGCGAGGAAACGAAATGGCTGAG gttcTTATGGATTTCCCTCAATTGACAATGACATTGCCTGATGGTCGTGAAGAATCGGTCATGAAGCGCACAACACTTGTGGCTAACACTTCTAACATGCCTGTGGCTGCTCGTGAAGCCTCAATTTATACTG GGATCACTATAGCTGAATACTTCAGAGATATGGGCTACAATGTTAGTATGATGGCAGATTCAACATCTCGTTGGGCAGAAGCATTGCGTGAAATTTCTGGGCGGCTG GCAGAAATGCCTGCTGATAGTGGATATCCGGCTTATCTGGCAGCAAGACTAGCCTCTTTCTATGAACGTGCTGGGAAAGTTAAATGCCTTGGTGGACCAGAACGTACAGGGAGTGTCACAATTGTCGGTGCTGTTTCTCCTCCTGGAGGAGATTTCTCTGACCCTGTGACGTCCGCAACCCTCAGTATTGTCCAG GTTTTCTGGGGTCTTGATAAGAAACTTGCTCAGAGGAAGCATTTCCCTTCTGTCAACTGGCTTATTTCATACTCGAAGTATTCGGGG GCATTGGAAAGTTTCTATGAGAAATTTGATCCAGATTTTATTAGCATCAGGACAAAAGCCCGAGAGGTTCTTCAGAGAGAAGATGATCTGAATGAAATTGTCCAG CTTGTCGGAAAGGATGCTCTAGCTGAAACAGACAAAATCACACTTGAAACTGCCAAACTTTTAAGGGAAGATTATCTTGCTCAGAATGCTTTTACTCC ATATGATAAGTTCTGCCCATTCTACAAGTCCGTCTGGATGATGCGCAACATTGTTCATTTCAATGCTTTGGCCAACCAG GCAGTTGAGAAAGCAGCTGGTATGGATGGTCAGAAGATAACATACAGTCTTATCAAGCATCGTCTTGGAGATCTCTTTTATCGATTAGT CTCGCAAAAATTTGAAGACCCGGCAGAAGGAGAAGAAGCTCTCGTGGCAAAATTCAAAAAGCTTAACGAGGATCTGACTGCTGGTTTCCGTGCACTGGAGGATGAGACTAGGTGA
- the LOC107958488 gene encoding reticulon-like protein B22 isoform X1, with protein MMEGEGRSEAGKALGLLICGTLVYYHCAYRNSTILSLFSDVLIVLLCSLAILGLLFRQMNISVPVDPLEWQISQDAANSIFAWLANTVGAAESVLRVAATGHDKRLFFGVVVCLYMLSAIGRLVSGATVAYAGLCLFCLYMLAENSQSIRTCVPQLQRQRNGTSVEDDNM; from the exons ATGATGGAAGGCGAAGGAAGGAGCGAAGCCGGCAAAGCATTGGGATTGCTGATATGTGGTACGTTGGTGTACTACCATTGTGCTTACCGCAATTCTACCATCCTCTCTCTCTTCTCCGATGTCTTAATCGTTCTCCTTTGCTCTCTTGCTATTCTCGGCCTCCTCTTTCGTCAAATGAACATCTC GGTACCAGTGGATCCACTTGAGTGGCAGATCTCACAGGATGCCGCTAATAGCATTTTTGCATGGTTAGCTAATACTGTGGGGGCTGCTGAGTCAGTTCTAAGAGTTGCAGCAACTGGACACGACAAAAGGCTATTTTTTGGG GTTGTTGTTTGTCTTTACATGCTGTCAGCCATTGGACGATTGGTCTCTGGCGCTACAGTTGCTTATGCAG GATTATGCTTGTTCTGCCTTTACATGCTTGCTGAGAACTCACAGTCAATCAGAACATGCGTTCCTCAGTTACAGAGGCAAAGAAATGGCACCAGTGTTGAAGACGATAATATGTAA
- the LOC107958488 gene encoding reticulon-like protein B22 isoform X2 — MWVPVDPLEWQISQDAANSIFAWLANTVGAAESVLRVAATGHDKRLFFGVVVCLYMLSAIGRLVSGATVAYAGLCLFCLYMLAENSQSIRTCVPQLQRQRNGTSVEDDNM; from the exons ATGTG GGTACCAGTGGATCCACTTGAGTGGCAGATCTCACAGGATGCCGCTAATAGCATTTTTGCATGGTTAGCTAATACTGTGGGGGCTGCTGAGTCAGTTCTAAGAGTTGCAGCAACTGGACACGACAAAAGGCTATTTTTTGGG GTTGTTGTTTGTCTTTACATGCTGTCAGCCATTGGACGATTGGTCTCTGGCGCTACAGTTGCTTATGCAG GATTATGCTTGTTCTGCCTTTACATGCTTGCTGAGAACTCACAGTCAATCAGAACATGCGTTCCTCAGTTACAGAGGCAAAGAAATGGCACCAGTGTTGAAGACGATAATATGTAA
- the LOC107958487 gene encoding probable mitochondrial adenine nucleotide transporter BTL1, translating into MPPKSPSLPQKNRYRVFGNMALVVPKELDELEKPFSLHSPKPFEIRFQVPDLRVPIRDFLRTREVGEFLSGALAGAMTKAVLAPLETIRTRMVVGVGSKNITGSFIEIIEQQGWQGLWAGNGINMLRIIPTQAIELGTFECVKRTMTSAQEKWKQIEGPKFQIGHVNVNFSLSWVSPVAVAGAAAGIVSTLACHPLEVLKDRLTVSPDIYPSLSIAISKIYKDGGVGAFYAGLSPTLVGMLPYSTCYYFMYEKLKKSYCQSKKKKCLNRPEMLVVGALAGFTASTISFPLEVARKRLMVGALQGKCPPNMVAALAEVIRDEGLMGLYRGWGASCLKVMPASGITWMFYEAWKDILLVEKRIL; encoded by the exons ATGCCCCCAAAATCGCCCTCACTGCCTCAG AAGAACAGGTACAGGGTGTTTGGGAACATGGCGTTGGTTGTTCCGAAGGAGCTTGACGAACTCGAAAAgcctttttctttgcattcgCCAAAGCCTTTTGAGATCCGATTTCAAGTTCCCGATTTGAGAGTTCCCATTAGA GATTTCTTGAGGACTAGAGAAGTTGGTGAGTTTCTTAGTGGAGCTTTGGCTGGGGCTATGACCAAAGCTGTCCTAGCTCCTTTAGAAACTATCAG GACCAGAATGGTGGTAGGTGTTGGATCCAAAAACATAACTGGTAGTTTCATTGAGATCATTGAGCAGCAAGGTTGGCAAGGACTGTGGGCTGGAAATGGAATCAATATGCTTAGAATAATTCCTACCCAAGCAATTGAGCTTGGAACATTTGAGTGCGTCAAGCGAACAATGACATCAGCACAGGAGAAATGGAAGCAGATTGAAGGCCCAAAATTTCAAATTGGTCACGTTAATGTTAACTTTTCTCTTTCCTGGGTTTCTCCAGTTGCTGTCGCTGGTGCAGCTGCTGGAATTGTTAGCACACTTGCATGCCATCCACTTGAAGTTCTCAAG GATAGGCTGACCGTTAGTCCTGACATATACCCTAGCTTAAGCATTGCAATTAGCAAGATTTACAAGGATGGTGGTGTTGGTGCCTTTTATGCTGGTCTCTCCCCAACTCTAGTGGGCATGCTTCCATATAGTACTTGTTACTATTTTATGTACGAAAAACTAAAGAAATCCTACTGccaatcaaagaagaaaaaatgtcTGAATCGTCCGGAGATGCTTGTAGTTGGAGCTCTTGCTG GTTTTACTGCCAGCACCATCAGCTTTCCCTTGGAAGTTGCCAGAAAACGACTAATGGTGGGAGCTTTGCAGGGTAAGTGTCCACCAAATATGGTAGCAGCACTTGCTGAAGTAATCCGGGATGAGGGACTCATGGGTCTGTACAGAGGGTGGGGTGCTAGCTGTTTAAAAGTAATGCCCGCCTCAGGTATCACCTGGATGTTTTATGAAGCCTGGAAAGACATATTGCTTGTTGAGAAACGCATATTATGA
- the LOC107958486 gene encoding RNA pseudouridine synthase 3, mitochondrial produces the protein MQKNKLGHHLLSLARYYSRVAPPPPAYADPVIRVSNNVAYLGSPKQGPKPRQLLSLPPFPGHHLPGKNSATGRVTAISWLKYYFDEISDSAIQSHFNNGLVKIESSNPNAADSFIERDGQMKSLRKIKHNEVMEVGARVWVPVSIAETRVSRRFDCIPSGTLHPNADEIDYLRRLVKYKDYAILVLNKPPKLPVKGSLPVHNSMDALAAAALSYDYDEGPKLVHRLDRESSGLLLMGRTKESISHLHWLFNDINPAKSSCKAWNDACDAKFQRYWALVIGTPKENEGLIRSPLSKILLDDGKTERVILAQNVGLEPSQEAVTEYRVLGPMINGCSWVELRPLTSRKHQLRVHCAEALGTPIVGDYKYGWFVHRQWKQMPRVDIEPRTGKPYKLRRPEGLDVQKGSVLSKVPLVHLHCRELVLPNIAKFLPLLSNNAETLSPGLSGKPDLLRFVASMPKHMKISWNLMSSYLV, from the exons ATGCAGAAGAATAAGCTCGGCCACCATCTTTTATCTCTAGCGAGATACTACTCCAGAGTGGCTCCGCCTCCACCTGCTTATGCCGACCCAGTCATCCGTGTCTCTAATAACGTGGCTTACTTGGGCAGTCCTAAACAGGGTCCAAAGCCACGCCAACTTCTTTCCTTGCCCCCTTTCCCTGGTCATCATTTGCCCGGAAAGAACTCTGCTACTGGTCGTGTCACTGCTATCAGCTGGCTCAAGTATTACTTTGATGAAATTTCAGACTCCGCCATTCAGTCCCATTTTAACAACGGCCTC GTTAAGATCGAATCCTCAAATCCTAATGCAGCCGATTCTTTCATAGAAAGGGATGGGCAAATGAAATCCTTGAGAAAG ATCAAGCATAATGAGGTGATGGAAGTAGGGGCAAGAGTTTGGGTACCTGTATCCATTGCGGAGACTCGAGTCTCAAGGAGATTTGACTGTATACCGAGTGGGACTCTTCATCCTAATGCTGATGAGATTGACTATTTGCGAAGGCTTGTCAAGTACAAG GACTATGCTATACTTGTACTAAATAAACCCCCCAAGCTGCCAGTAAAG GGAAGTCTGCCTGTGCATAACAGCATGGATGCATTAGCAGCGGCAGCTTTGTCTTATGACTATGACGAGGGTCCTAAACTG GTGCATAGGCTTGATAGAGAAAGCAGTGGTCTCCTCTTAATGGGAAGAACTAAAGAAAGCATAAGTCATCTTCATTGGCTGTTCAATGACATAAATCCAGCAAAGTCCTCATGTAAG GCTTGGAATGATGCTTGTGATGCAAAGTTTCAGCGCTATTGGGCATTGGTGATAGGCACTCCAAAGGAGAATGAAGGCTTAATTCGTTCTCCTCTTTCAAAG attcttCTTGATGATGGTAAGACTGAGAGGGTCATCTTGGCTCAAAATGTGGGTTTAGAACCTTCTCAAGAGGCTGTGACTGAATATCGGGTATTAGGTCCTATGATAAATGGATGTTCGTGGGTTGAACTGCGCCCACTTACTAGCAGGAAGCACCAG CTCCGTGTACACTGTGCAGAAGCTCTAGGGACTCCTATAGTTGGTGACTATAAGTATGGCTGGTTTGTTCACCGGCAATGGAAGCAGATGCCTCGAGTTGATATTGAGCCAAGGACGGGGAAACCGTACAAGTTACGAAGGCCAGAAGGTCTGGATGTTCAGAAAGGAAGTGTGTTGTCCAAGGTTCCCTTGGTGCATCTGCATTGCAGGGAGCTTGTACTTCCAAATATTGCAAAGTTCCTTCCACTGTTGAGTAATAATGCAGAAACCCTTTCTCCTGGACTAAGTGGCAAGCCTGATCTCCTGCGCTTTGTAGCATCAATGCCTAAACACATGAAAATTAGTTGGAACTTGATGTCATCCTATTTAGTGTAA
- the LOC107958484 gene encoding tyrosine--tRNA ligase 1, cytoplasmic: MADQSPADQTPPSSGMQSLSVDSQPPSSSSTPQMSLEEKFKIIRSVGEECIQEDELLNLLNHKPEPICYDGFEPSGRMHIAQGVMKAINVNKLTSAGCRVKIWIADWFAQLNNKMGGDLKKIKVVGQYLIEIWKAVGMDLNEKVEFLWSSDEINSRASEYWPLVMDIARRNKLPRIMRCCQIMGRSEQDELSAAQILYPCMQCADIFFLKADICQLGMDQRKVNVLAREYCVDIKRKNKPIILSHHMLPGLQQGQEKMSKSDPSSSIFMEDEEAEVNVKIKKAYCPPKIVKGNPCLEYIKYIIFPWFNEFRVERNADNGGDKTYKDFEELVSDYESGGLHPGDLKPALSKALNKILQPVRDHFNKDAKAKDLLKRVKSYRVTK, encoded by the exons ATGGCGGACCAATCTCCTGCGGATCAGACCCCACCGTCCTCCGGCATGCAGTCTCTCTCCGTCGATTCTCAACCCCCCTCCTCCTCTTCAACTCCACA GATGAGTTTAGAAGAAAAGTTTAAGATTATAAGAAGTGTAGGGGAAGAATGTATTCAAGAGGATGAACTGCTAAATCTTCTAAATCACAAACCTGAACCCATTTGCTATGATGGCTTCGAGCCTTCTGGCAGAATGCACATTGCTCAG GGAGTTATGAAGGCAATAAATGTTAACAAACTGACCTCTGCTGGGTGTAGAGTAAAAATCTGGATTGCAGATTGGTTTGCACAGCTAAACAATAAAATGGGTGGTGACTTGAAGAAAATCAAAGTAGTTGGACAGTATTTGATTGAAATCTGGAAGGCAGTTGGCATGGACCTGAATGAAAAGGTTGAATTCTTGTGGTCTTCAGATGAAATTAACTCCAGGGCATCAGAGTATTGGCCACTTGTGATGGATATAGCTCGCAGAAACAAGCTGCCCAGGATAATGAG GTGTTGTCAAATTATGGGCCGTAGTGAGCAAGATGAGTTGTCAGCTGCCCAAATTCTTTACCCATGCATGCAGTGTGCTGACATATTTTTCCTTAAG GCGGACATTTGCCAGTTAGGCATGGATCAAAGGAAGGTTAATGTGCTTGCAAGAGAGTACTGTGTTGACATTAAGAGAAAAAACAAACCAATTATTTTGTCTCATC ATATGCTTCCTGGTCTCCAGCAAGGACAGGAGAAAATGTCCAAAAGTGATCCATCGTCATCAATCTTCATGGAAGATGAGGAG GCAGAAGTgaatgtgaaaataaaaaaggCATACTGCCCCCCTAAAATTGTTAAGGGCAATCCGTGTTTGGAATACATCAAGTACATCATATTCCCATGGTTTAATGAGTTCAGGGTGGAGCGCAATGCAGACAATGGTGGTGACAA GACTTACAAGGATTTTGAGGAGCTTGTTTCTGACTATGAGAGTGGAGGGTTGCATCCTGGCGATTTGAAACCTGCTCTTTCTAAAGCTTTAAACAAGATACTACAG CCGGTTCGTGATCACTTTAACAAGGATGCTAAGGCCAAAGATCTGCTCAAACGGGTTAAG AGCTACCGTGTCACCAAGTGA
- the LOC107958483 gene encoding uncharacterized protein gives MEQPAAPNAVPQKLSDRDSSSKAKRKIPTPQELISHYQNQGLDSQEASIKVIEDLQNVVMRVVSSNSKPKKDKFLIETSRKIDSVNTRLAVVDMKLDSKPGYLETFAIGVASGAAFNGICSVLPHVFEGFAQIWSSVRTATKPSSSP, from the coding sequence ATGGAACAACCTGCGGCACCAAATGCTGTTCCTCAAAAACTTAGTGACAGAGACAGCAGCAGCAAAGCGAAGAGAAAAATTCCAACACCCCAGGAGCTGATATCCCATTACCAAAACCAAGGCCTCGATTCCCAAGAAGCTTCCATCAAAGTCATTGAGGATCTTCAAAACGTGGTGATGAGGGTCGTCTCCTCCAACTCCAAACCCAAGAAAGACAAGTTCTTGATCGAAACTTCCAGAAAGATTGACAGTGTCAACACCAGGCTTGCTGTTGTTGACATGAAGCTCGACTCCAAGCCTGGTTATTTGGAGACTTTTGCAATTGGGGTTGCTTCTGGTGCTGCTTTTAATGGAATTTGCAGTGTTCTGCCTCATGTTTTTGAGGGTTTCGCTCAGATTTGGTCTTCTGTTAGGACTGCTACcaagccttcttcttctccttaa